A genomic segment from Vicinamibacteria bacterium encodes:
- a CDS encoding type II toxin-antitoxin system PemK/MazF family toxin, whose translation MWFLPPPLPENTGLAIVCPITSRVRPFPTSVVLPSRLPIAGEILTSHIRSIDTQARPIRYAGVAVSREIARLVRAKLNTFIMI comes from the coding sequence TTGTGGTTTCTCCCGCCACCTTTACCCGAGAACACCGGCCTGGCGATCGTCTGCCCGATTACGTCGCGCGTGCGGCCGTTCCCGACCAGCGTCGTTCTACCTTCGAGATTGCCGATCGCCGGCGAAATCCTGACCAGCCACATCCGCAGCATCGATACTCAGGCCCGGCCAATTCGCTATGCCGGCGTCGCCGTCTCGCGCGAAATCGCGCGGCTGGTCCGGGCGAAACTCAATACTTTCATCATGATTTGA